A region from the Musa acuminata AAA Group cultivar baxijiao chromosome BXJ1-10, Cavendish_Baxijiao_AAA, whole genome shotgun sequence genome encodes:
- the LOC135586548 gene encoding subtilisin-like protease SBT2.6 — MKMAMQPVSVLFLFLPLLAFGSGDIYIVTVEGEPVVSYNGGVDGFSATAVDLVERMDITSESVTSYALHLEKRHDSLLDSLFEVGTYKKLYSYHHLINGFAIHMSPEQAEVVSKAPGVKYVEKDMKIKKLTTHTPQFLGLPTEVWPTGGGFNRAGEDIVIGFVDSGIYPKHPSFSTHNTEPYGPLPRYRGKCEVDSETKRAFCNGKIIGAQHFAKAAIAAGAFNPLIDFSSPLDGDGHGSHTAAIAAGNNGIPVRMHGHEFGKASGMAPRARIAVYKVLYRLFGGYVSDVVSAIEQAVLDGVDVLNLSVGPNSPPTTTKATFLNPFDAALLSAVKAGVFVAQAAGNGGPFPKTLVSFSPWITTVAAAIDDRRYKNHLTLGNGKKLPGLGLSPATHGNKSFNLVSANDVMLDSSLMTYNPLDCQRPELLNRNKVEGNILLCGFSFNFISGTASIKKVSETAKSLGAAGFIVAVENAYPGTKFDPVPVDTPGILIADVSKTKELIDYYNCSTKRDWAGRPISFQATASIADGLAPILHKSAPQVALFSSRGPDVKDFSFQDADVLKPDILAPGNLIWAAWAPNGTDEANYIGEGFAMVSGTSMAAPHISGIAALIRQKNPQWSPSAIKSALMTTASTLDRRDRPILAQQYSENGVMTLVQATPFDYGSGAVDPKAALDPGLILDSTYGDYVKFLCSVPDLDPGEILNITSSACNETKGHPSDLNTPSITISRLAGTQTVKRTVTNVADSETYIITTRMSPEIALEASPPAMTVLSGASREITVTLTVRSVTGGYSFGEILLKGDRGHKVRIPVVAMGFSS, encoded by the exons ATGAAGATGGCGATGCAACCTGTGAGTGTGCTTTTCTTGTTTCTACCACTTCTAGCTTTTGGAAGTGGGGATATATATATTGTGACTGTAGAAGGAGAGCCTGTAGTGAGTTACAATGGTGGTGTTGATGGATTTTCAGCAACAGCTGTAGATTTAGTGGAAAGGATGGACATAACCAG TGAGTCTGTTACATCTTATGCCCTTCACCTTGAGAAAAGGCATGATTCTCTTCTTGATTCACTCTTTGAAGTTGGGACCTATAAGAAGTTATACAGCTATCATCATCTTATCAATGGCTTTGCAATTCACATGTCTCCTGAACAG GCTGAAGTTGTCAGCAAGGCACCTGGGGTCAAATATGTGGAGAAAGACatgaaaataaagaaattaaCCACACATACTCCACAGTTTCTGGGACTACCAACAGAAGTTTGGCCAACAGGTGGTGGCTTTAACAGAGCAGGGGAAGACATTGTGATTGGTTTTGTGGATTCAGGAATTTATCCAAAGCATCCTAGCTTTTCTACACACAACACTGAGCCATATGGACCTCTTCCTCGTTACAGAGGAAAATGCGAAGTTGATTCAGAAACTAAGAGGGCATTTTGCAATGGTAAAATAATTGGAGCCCAGCATTTTGCAAAAGCTGCAATTGCTGCTGGTGCATTTAACCCTTTAATTGATTTCTCATCACCTCTGGATGGCGACGGTCATGGAAG TCATACAGCTGCCATAGCTGCTGGAAACAATGGGATTCCTGTTAGAATGCATGGACATGAGTTTGGAAAAGCGAGTGGCATGGCTCCACGTGCCAG GATTGCTGTATACAAGGTGCTCTATAGGCTCTTTGGGGGATATGTTTCTGATGTTGTTTCTGCCATTGAGCAG GCTGTCCTTGATGGTGTTGATGTTCTTAATCTTTCAGTAGGGCCAAACAGTCCGCCAACAACTACCAAAGCCAcatttttgaatccttttgatGCTGCACTTCTTTCTGCTGTCAAAGCTGGAGTTTTTGTGGCACAGGCTGCTGGAAATGGGGGTCCATTCCCTAAAACCTTGGTGTCTTTCAGTCCATGGATTACAACCGTTGCTGCTGCTATTGATGATCGTAGATACAAGAATCATTTGACCCTTGGAAATGGAAAAAAATTACCGGGGCTCGGATTGTCAC CAGCTACGCATGGGAATAAGTCATTCAACCTGGTCTCTGCAAATGATGTGATGCTAGATTCATCTTTGATGACTTACAACCCATTAGACTGCCAAAGGCCTGAACTGTTGAATAGGAATAAGGTGGAGGGAAATATTCTACTGTGTGGATTTTCTTTCAATTTTATTTCTGGCACTGCATCAATCAAAAAGGTGTCTGAAACAGCAAAAAGTCTTGGTGCAGCAGGCTTTATTGTAGCAGTGGAGAACGCCTATCCAGGCACCAAATTTGATCCTGTCCCTGTTGATACTCCTGGGATCCTCATTGCAGATGTCAGCAAGACGAAG GAACTTATTGACTATTACAATTGTTCAACTAAAAGAGATTGGGCTGGTCGACCAATAAGTTTCCAGGCAACAGCCAGCATTGCTGATGGTTTGGCACCAATACTGCATAAATCAGCTCCTCAGGTGGCACTATTCTCTTCACGAGGACCAGATGTTAAGGATTTCAGCTTTCAAGATGCTGATGTCCTTAAACCTGATATATTAGCTCCAGGCAATCTAATTTGGGCTGCTTGGGCACCAAATGGAACAGATGAGGCTAATTACATAG GAGAAGGCTTTGCTATGGTTTCTGGAACCAGTATGGCTGCTCCACACATTTCTGGAATTGCAGCCCTCATAAGGCAAAAGAATCCTCAGTGGAGCCCAAGTGCTATCAAGTCAGCCTTGATGACAACAGCCAGTACTTTGGATCGGCGTGACAGACCTATTCTAGCACAGCAATATTCTGAAAATGGGGTCATGACATTGGTGCAGGCTACACCATTTGATTATGGCAGTGGTGCAGTTGATCCGAAAGCTGCTCTGGATCCTGGACTCATTCTGGATTCAA CTTACGGAGACTACGTCAAGTTCTTGTGTTCAGTGCCAGATCTGGATCCCGGCGAAATTCTGAACATCACCAGCTCGGCTTGCAACGAGACCAAGGGTCATCCTTCCGATCTAAATACCCCGTCGATCACCATCTCCCGTCTTGCAGGGACTCAAACCGTGAAAAGAACGGTGACTAATGTAGCTGATTCAGAAACTTACATCATTACCACTAGAATGTCACCCGAAATCGCTCTAGAAGCCAGTCCTCCAGCAATGACTGTGCTGTCAGGAGCATCCCGTGAGATAACCGTGACTTTGACTGTCAGATCGGTGACTGGTGGATACAGCTTCGGTGAGATTCTTCTGAAAGGTGATAGAGGGCACAAGGTGAGGATCCCAGTGGTAGCAATGGGCTTCAGTAGCTAG